From the genome of Oncorhynchus gorbuscha isolate QuinsamMale2020 ecotype Even-year linkage group LG18, OgorEven_v1.0, whole genome shotgun sequence:
GGCAGGTggttgttcttcttcttctctactaCTGCTCTCCGTAATGGTGACTTTCCGTGCTTCAGCCAGAACAAGGTCTGAAAGAAATGTCATTAAATGATGTATATAATCAAGAATAACAGTATATGGAGAAAAAAATACATCATTATTTGATTGCAAGTGACATAGAAAACGTTGCATGTTGCAATGCATTGTACCTACCAATCAGACTCCTTCAATTCAGCTTTATCCTCTCATGTGGTATGAGGACATTATAATCAAGCCAGAACAGGCAGAGGGATGGGTCCAGCAGTGCAGCCATTATGTATACATTGTCACCAAATGGAAGTTTTGTTGCCTGTTCATCCGAGTGCTCCATTCTGACATTCACAAACACCCCCTGGAATCGGCGCCTGAGTGACCGCTGCAGTGCTTTCACAAGACTGACTAGGTGACAACTTGTGCTCAGTATACTTTGCAGATGATAGTTGAGTGACAGTACACAAGGAAGGGCAGCACTGAGAGTCACCACAGGGTCCAAAATGTCCACTAGCTCCAATAGCTGGCTCCATTCCCTTGGTGATAAGCAGAGTTCCTTGTGTCCTTGGGAGGATGGAGTTCCATCTGGTAGACACATCAGCAGGGATACAACGATTGGCTCCGAACTCAGCTTCAAATGCTTCTTTCAGACCACAGGTAGTATGTAGTAAGTTGCAAAGTTTGGTTACCTTAGCCAGCAGGCTGTCCATCTCTAATCACTAGTTGTAATGAATGGGCAAAGAACTGTAAGCGCTGTTGCCTGCAGTTGGTTCGGATAGCTTCTACATCAGCATTGTATTCTTCACCAAATTATTCCCATAGGCTGGGGTtatccacatcatcatcatcatcatcatcatgatcatTGCTTACTTTGGGGAAACAAACTGTGAAGGCCTTTTTCATATTTGCAGCGTGATCACATATGATATAAATCTAATTTATGTTTTATGCCAAAATGATCACATATTATTTCAAATGTATTACTGATTCTTTCCCCAGTGTGTGACCCTGTGAATCTATCACAGCTCAACGGAACTGACTCCAGTCGGGGAGTTTTTTCTCTCTGTCATAGCCATGTAATGGGCCGTTACTCCCATGAAGCCCCTCATGATCATGTCAGTCCATATATCTACAGTGACAGACACTGATTCTGTCTTCTCTAGGGCACTTTTGATTGTAGCCTCTTTGTTCAGTgttgaccaaagacagggaatttttacttcgattaaatgtcagaaattgtgaataactgagtttaaatgtatttgactaaggtgtatgtaaacttccgacttcaactgtaaacagTGCAGACATATTCATTTGAAAAGAAGCATGCAGTTCAACATGTCTGCATGCACTGCAGTTTATTATGTTTATTCCAAACAGTCCAAAGTCATACCATTATAATACCCTGAATCAGGACTGAACTGTATTCATAAATGGTGTACAGTACTAGGACAGAAAGGTTATTGACTATATGGAACTATCAGAATCTTAACCAATAGCCAGCGTGCAGCCCAAGTTCAAGTCTGGAAAGTGTTTTAGGAAGAAATAGCCATTTGAGAGTCATGTCTGTCTCTTCTTACATGTGAACCAAAAATATAGGTTGAAAAACGTCAGCGTATTGTCAACCTTTGTTTCCACTCCGGACAACAGGCGGCGGTAGTGCGGTATTGTGTTGCCGTGCACGCACAGTGAAAAAGTATAGCGAGCAGTGTTTACTTCCTGGCAGGCACATTTAACAAGAAGggtttcaaaaaagctttacattTAAATAAATTGATAATAAAATACTAGTGACAGTGCATTCCCAACATGTCAAAAATACAATTGCTCAATGTGTTTCTGCGTGAGCGATTGATCGCGGCTGCTGTAGAGATATTTGGAGTAGTTGAAAATACGATAGTAGAGTATCAAGAAGAAGTCTCCCGTTCGAAGGAGGAGAACAAACGGTTACAGAACATGTTGGATTTGGTCATGAAACCACAAATAAAGTTACATAGAGCAGGTTTGTAACGACTACTACTTCAACTTAGTGTTTGACTGGCTTGTGTCCTACTCTTTCACTGCCCTTGCTTGACGTTCCGCGCACTGCAAGCTCACAGtgtgtgtcacttctcttgtcaCCTGTTAATCAACATGCTGGAACCCAATATCTGTGGACAGTTTTGTGCTCGAGACCACCTAAAGCGAGAACGATTCAAGGCCGGAGCGAATCGAGCATACCGAGACCGGGTGGGGACGAGAGgtctgagaccgagtcaagaccgagaccagaAAAATGCGAGTCCAATTAATGATCATGACTGTAATTTTGTAAAATCGTCACCATAATAAGAGTTCAACATGTTTAGTATTTATGTTAATATTTCAGAATAACATATGGGTTCTTTAGACAATAAGAATGGTGAAAAAATGCATGCTGAGGGCAAAAAGAGCCACTCTACAAATGTTTACTAACCCAAACACAGTGGGGAACAATGAGGGCCTGCTCTGCTTTCAGAGAAAGGCTAAGGATttataaaattattattattatcaatttttttttatttatctttTCAGTTTGTTAGAAAGGAAAGGGTTAACCGACGGGAAAAAAGTTTGAATCAGGATTTTTCTTTGTTGGTCTCTGGGGGAGATAAATTTAGCTAACTAAGTCAGCTAGTCCAatgtatggtccttctgtagctcagttggtagagcatggcgcttgtaacgccagggtagtgggttcatccCGGGACCacctatacgtagaatgtatgctttggataaaagcgtctgctaaatggcatatattataatgtagctgacttgcctagttatggATGTAACCTTTCCAACatgtaaaatttctgccctgctagagttgccccgGTCAATTGTGCTCTCATTGTGAACTGGAAACGTCTACAAGCAACAActctcagctgtgaagtggtaggtcacacaagctcacagaatgggaccgctgaagTGCAAAAGCACATAAACATTGTCTGTCTTCGGTTGCAACACTTGTCTGTCCTCCtcaattgtctgtcctcggttgcaacactcaccaccaagttccaaactgcttctggaagcaacgtcagcacaagaactgttcgtctggagcttcatgaagtgGGTTGCCATGGCCGAAAAGCcgaacacaagcctaagatcagtGGTGTTaaactcgccgccattggactctggggtGATGAAtcgcgcttcaccatctggcagtccgatggacgaatctgtgcatagtgccaactgtaaagtttggtggaggaggaataatggtctggggctgtttttcatggttttggCTAGGCCTTTTAGTTCCGGTGAAGGCAAATCGTAACGATTCTGTTCCTCCAACGATTCTGTGAGCTCGCAACAAGTTTGAGGGATATTTTTCAATGAAAGTAAAGGACTGTAATGCTACCAGTACACTATGAATCCCAGTTTTCAATAGGGGAAAATATATACATGTTTAAAGAAAGGAGCGTGTGATATATTGTATTTGGCCTGACAAAGTGCTTTTATGCGCCAACTGAATTGAAGCAGATCATTTAGATTCTTTTACTCCGCTGGTCTCGGGAAGATATATTAATATGGCTCTCTGTTGACTAACATTTATTTGCCTTTCCTTCCCTCCAGAACCTAGGCATCATGTCTCAGAAGAGGAAATGAAGGGCCTCAGTCTGCGGGAAGAAAGTTCAGAGCCCGCACAAAGTACAGGGGAACAGGACTTCAGGACGAGACTGGTAGGAGAGCAACTGCAAGGGCCTGAGTCTCATAGTCATAACATAGAGTTTGCATTCACTCCTCCTTGTGTGAAAAGTGGGTTTGAACAGGACCCTTGGCCCTCGCACCTTTTTAAAACCCAGATTGTGGAGGACAATGAGATTAATAATCTGTCGAGTACCCTAGTGGAACACATTAAAACAGAACCTGATGGAGAGGGCTACGGAGTACCAACGAGTGACCCACAGTTCCTGTTTGCAGTAAACGCACACTGTTCTGCAGCTCCGAGTGAAAACATGAGCCCCCTGCAACGGAAAACAAAGAGAGGACGACCATTTAGGCATATAGGAACACTGTCTGAATTTATGAAGAGACGCGCTTCATACGAGCGATTTCGATGCCATGTCTGTGGAAAGGGGTTCCCAGCCAGGAAGGGTCTGGGAGACCACATGACGACTCATACAGGGGAGagaccacacagctgtcacctTTGTGGGAAAGGTTTCAAAGTGAAGAGTCATCTGAACGAGCATATCAgagttcacacaggagagaaaccgttTGTCTGCCCAGTTTGCGGGAAAGCGTTCAGGCAGGACGCTCATATGAAAGGGCATTTGAGGAGGACTCACAAGGAGAACCCATACCGATGCCACGACTGTGGCGAAAGCTTCAGTCAGATGGGAGAGCTGCAAGTGCATAGGACAGTGGCCTGTGGTAAGATTGTCCTGGGCCTTTGAAGTTACTGTCCTTTCCCTGATGCCTTTGGTGACACAGATGTTTTAGTCTGGCAGTCATGATAAGGACAATTGAAATGTGTTTATTGAAGGGAAAAAGGAAGCATAATCTGTCCACAGAGTAAGAAAAGTTTGAGGGCGAAGCTAAAATTCATAAATGGGAGGGCATTTCTAGAAAGCATGTAGCCTATGTGGTTGGTTGTCTGTACAGTGCTGTGGAAAAGTATTTGCCCCATTTCCAATTTTCTCTACTTCTACATATTTtggatactgaatgttatcagatcttcaaccaaaatcTGATATTAGaacaccctttcaaatgagtggattcggctatttcagccacacttgttgctgacaggtgtataaaaatccCATACTGAAGAgcccagtgactttcaacgtggcaccgtcatagctGCCCTGTAGGTGCTGTTCTTGTGAAGTGGGAacggagcaacaatggctcagccgcgaagtggtagaccacGCAACCTCACAGAACGGGGCCGCCCAGTGCTgaagtgtgtaaaaaaaaaattgtctgtccttggttgcaacactcactactgagttccaaactgatTCTGGGAAAAAAAACGTCAACACAAGAACCGTTCGTGGGGAGCTTcacgaaatgggtttccatggccgaacagccgcccacaagcctaagatcaccatgcgcaatgccaatcatcgtctggagtggtgtaaagcttgccgccattggactctgaagcagtggaaatgcattctttggagtgataaatcacacttcaccatctggcagtcgaaTGGACAAATCTTGGTTtcgcagatgccaggagaacgctaccttccCCAATGCATAGTACCAGCTGTGAAGTTTGGTGTAGGAGGAATAgtggtctggagctgtttttcatggttcggactaggcctcttagttccagtgaagggaaatctcaaCGCTACAGCATCCAGTAACATTCTATATGATTCTGTGCCTCCAACTTTGCGGCAGTTTGGggtaggccctttcctgtttcagcatgacaatgcccccgtgcgcacagcgaggtccatacagaaatggtttgtcgacatggggtggaagaacttgactggcctgcacagagccctaaactcaaccccatcgaacacctttgggatgaattggaacaccgactgcgagccaggcctaatcgccaaacatcagtgcccgacctcacaaatgctcgtggctaaatggaagcaagtccctgcagcaatgttccaacatctagtggaaagccttctcagaagagtggaggctgttgtagcagcaaatgtccatgattttggagtgAGATGTTCGAcgtgcaggtgtccacatacatttgtgcCATGTAGTGTATTTCATAAAGTTATGTAACACCCAATGCTCCTGTGTGAGAAAGTAATTGACCCCTTGCACTCAATAACTCACCTTTaactgcaatgactccaaccaaatgcttcctgttaGTTGATCAGTCTCTAACGTCGCTGTGGAGGagttttggcccactcttccatgcagaactgctttaactcggTGACATTTGTGGATTTTCAAGCATTGAACTGCTTGTTCAAGTCCCGCCACAACCTCTCAATTGGGATTAAGGACTTAACTTCGAATGTCttgctttttagccattttcatgcagacttgattgtgtgt
Proteins encoded in this window:
- the LOC124003717 gene encoding zinc finger protein 239-like — its product is MSKIQLLNVFLRERLIAAAVEIFGVVENTIVEYQEEVSRSKEENKRLQNMLDLVMKPQIKLHRAEPRHHVSEEEMKGLSLREESSEPAQSTGEQDFRTRLVGEQLQGPESHSHNIEFAFTPPCVKSGFEQDPWPSHLFKTQIVEDNEINNLSSTLVEHIKTEPDGEGYGVPTSDPQFLFAVNAHCSAAPSENMSPLQRKTKRGRPFRHIGTLSEFMKRRASYERFRCHVCGKGFPARKGLGDHMTTHTGERPHSCHLCGKGFKVKSHLNEHIRVHTGEKPFVCPVCGKAFRQDAHMKGHLRRTHKENPYRCHDCGESFSQMGELQVHRTVACGKIVLGL